One genomic window of Flexivirga oryzae includes the following:
- the map gene encoding type I methionyl aminopeptidase produces the protein MFGREKLPAKTPEQILLMRRAGLVVGECLQLLAGSVRGGTTTGRLDALAEEFIRERGGTPSFLGYYGFPGTLCVSVNDEVVHGIPGDRELHDGDLVSIDCGAIVEGWHGDAAITVVVGGDDAARPEDLQLSAATRRALWAGIAALRPGIGIYELGGVIEDSARASGRADGRDYGILDGYTGHGIGTEMHMEPTVYNERVRPKGPLVHVGATVAIEPMLTLGTHESHELDDEWTVVTEDGSRAAHWEHTVAVTDGGLWVLTAVDGGAAELSALGAPYAPIG, from the coding sequence ATCTTCGGCCGGGAGAAGCTTCCGGCCAAGACGCCCGAGCAGATCCTGCTCATGCGCCGGGCCGGCCTCGTCGTGGGCGAATGCCTGCAGCTGCTGGCCGGGTCCGTCCGGGGCGGTACGACGACCGGCCGGCTCGACGCGCTCGCCGAGGAGTTCATCCGCGAGCGGGGTGGCACGCCCAGCTTCCTCGGGTATTACGGCTTCCCCGGCACGTTGTGCGTCTCGGTGAACGACGAGGTCGTCCACGGCATACCCGGCGACCGTGAGCTGCACGACGGTGACCTGGTGTCGATCGACTGCGGTGCCATCGTCGAGGGATGGCACGGCGACGCCGCCATCACCGTCGTGGTCGGCGGTGACGACGCGGCGCGGCCGGAGGACCTGCAACTGTCGGCGGCCACCCGGCGGGCGCTGTGGGCCGGCATCGCCGCGTTGCGGCCCGGCATCGGCATCTACGAACTCGGCGGCGTCATCGAGGACTCGGCGCGGGCGAGCGGGCGCGCCGACGGCCGCGACTACGGCATCCTGGACGGCTACACCGGGCACGGCATCGGCACCGAGATGCACATGGAGCCGACCGTCTACAACGAACGGGTGCGTCCGAAGGGGCCGCTCGTGCACGTCGGCGCAACCGTCGCCATCGAACCGATGCTGACCCTGGGCACCCACGAGTCACACGAACTCGACGACGAGTGGACGGTCGTCACCGAGGACGGTTCCCGGGCCGCCCACTGGGAGCACACCGTCGCCGTCACCGACGGTGGCCTGTGGGTGCTGACCGCCGTCGACGGCGGTGCGGCCGAGCTGAGCGCGCTGGGTGCGCCATACGCCCCGATCGGGTGA
- the infA gene encoding translation initiation factor IF-1: MAKKDGVIEIEGTIVEALPNAMFRVELTNGHKVLAHISGKMRQHYIRILPEDRVVVELSPYDLTRGRIVFRYR; this comes from the coding sequence ATGGCCAAGAAGGACGGTGTCATCGAGATCGAGGGCACGATCGTCGAGGCCCTCCCGAACGCGATGTTCCGGGTGGAGCTGACCAATGGTCACAAGGTGCTCGCGCACATCTCCGGCAAGATGCGACAGCACTACATCCGGATCCTCCCCGAGGACCGCGTGGTGGTGGAGCTGAGCCCGTATGACCTGACCCGTGGTCGGATCGTCTTCCGGTACCGCTGA
- the rpmJ gene encoding 50S ribosomal protein L36, with protein MKVQPSVKKICDKCKVIRRNGRVMVICENARHKQRQG; from the coding sequence ATGAAGGTCCAGCCGAGCGTCAAGAAGATCTGCGACAAGTGCAAGGTGATCCGCCGCAACGGCCGGGTCATGGTGATCTGCGAGAACGCTCGCCACAAGCAGCGTCAGGGCTGA
- the rpsM gene encoding 30S ribosomal protein S13: protein MARLIGVDLPREKRVEVALTYIFGVGKTRADETLAATGVNPDTRVRDLTEDEVVKLRDHLEGNYRLEGDLRREIASDIRRKVEIGSYQGLRHRRGLPVHGQRTKTNARTRKGPKRTVAGKKKAK, encoded by the coding sequence ATGGCACGTTTGATCGGTGTCGACCTGCCGCGCGAGAAGCGCGTCGAGGTCGCACTCACCTACATCTTCGGCGTCGGTAAGACCCGCGCCGACGAGACGCTGGCCGCAACCGGCGTCAACCCGGACACCCGTGTCCGTGACCTCACCGAAGACGAAGTCGTCAAACTGCGCGACCACCTCGAGGGCAACTACCGCCTCGAAGGTGACCTGCGCCGTGAGATCGCCTCCGACATTCGCCGCAAGGTCGAGATCGGTTCCTACCAGGGCCTGCGCCACCGCCGGGGTCTCCCCGTGCACGGCCAGCGCACCAAGACCAACGCCCGCACCCGCAAGGGCCCGAAGCGCACGGTCGCCGGTAAGAAGAAGGCCAAGTAA
- the rpsK gene encoding 30S ribosomal protein S11: MPPKSRQASGAKKVRRKEKKNVAAGHAYIRSTFNNTIVSITDPTGAVISWASAGQVGFKGSRKSTPYAAQMAAEAAARRAMDHGMRKVDVFVKGPGSGRETAIRSLAAAGLEVGTIADVTPQPHNGVRQPKRRS; this comes from the coding sequence ATGCCTCCCAAGAGCCGTCAGGCTTCCGGCGCCAAGAAGGTGCGCCGCAAGGAGAAGAAGAACGTCGCTGCGGGCCACGCCTACATCCGCAGCACCTTCAACAACACGATCGTCTCGATCACCGACCCGACCGGTGCGGTGATCTCGTGGGCGTCCGCCGGCCAGGTCGGCTTCAAGGGCTCGCGCAAGTCGACCCCGTATGCCGCGCAGATGGCCGCCGAGGCCGCCGCGCGTCGTGCGATGGACCACGGCATGCGCAAGGTCGACGTCTTCGTCAAGGGTCCGGGTTCGGGCCGCGAGACCGCCATCCGTTCGTTGGCCGCTGCCGGCCTGGAGGTCGGCACCATCGCCGACGTCACCCCGCAGCCGCACAACGGTGTCCGCCAGCCCAAGCGTCGTAGCTGA
- the rpsD gene encoding 30S ribosomal protein S4 → MARYTGPITKKSRRLKTDLVGGDKNFEMRPFPPGQHGRGRVQEKEYLTQLQEKQKARFTYGVMEKQFVRYYKEAARRPGKTGENLLVILETRLDSVVYRAGLARTRRAARQMVTHGHFEVNGKRVDVPSYRVEQYDIITVRQQSREKFPVQLARETFGDRQPPAWMHVVPGTLQILIHSLPTREQIDIALTEQLIVELYSKN, encoded by the coding sequence ATGGCCCGTTACACCGGCCCGATCACCAAGAAGTCGCGTCGTCTCAAGACCGACCTCGTCGGTGGCGACAAGAACTTCGAGATGCGCCCCTTCCCGCCCGGCCAGCACGGCCGCGGCCGGGTGCAGGAGAAGGAATACCTCACCCAGCTGCAGGAGAAGCAGAAGGCTCGCTTCACCTACGGCGTCATGGAGAAGCAGTTCGTCCGCTACTACAAGGAAGCCGCGCGTCGTCCCGGCAAGACCGGCGAGAACCTGCTGGTCATCCTCGAGACGCGGCTGGACAGCGTCGTCTACCGCGCCGGCCTGGCCCGCACCCGCCGTGCGGCCCGCCAGATGGTGACCCACGGTCACTTCGAGGTCAACGGCAAGCGCGTCGACGTCCCGTCATACCGGGTCGAGCAGTACGACATCATCACCGTCCGCCAGCAGTCCCGGGAGAAGTTCCCGGTGCAGCTGGCCCGCGAGACCTTCGGTGACCGGCAGCCGCCGGCCTGGATGCACGTCGTCCCCGGCACGCTGCAGATCCTGATCCACTCGCTGCCGACGCGTGAGCAGATCGACATCGCGCTCACCGAGCAGCTCATCGTGGAGCTCTACTCCAAGAACTGA
- a CDS encoding DNA-directed RNA polymerase subunit alpha produces the protein MLIAQRPSLSEEVVSDNRSRFVIEPLEPGFGYTLGNSLRRTLLSSIPGAAVTSLRIDGVQHEFSTIPGVKEDVTEIILNVKGLVVSSEHDEPVVMYLRKQGPGEVTAADIAPPAGVEVHNPELHIATLNDKGKIEMELTVERGRGYVSAQQNKSADHEIGRIPVDSIYSPVLAVTYKVEATRVEQRTDFDKLIVDVETKNAIAPRDAMASAGKTLVELFGLARELNVEAEGIDMGPSPTDAALAADLALPIEDLDLTVRSYNCLKREGIHTVGELVGRSEADLLDIRNFGAKSIDEVKDKLVEMGLQLKDSPPGFDASAIADRYDDEDGDGSFAEDEQY, from the coding sequence GTGCTTATCGCACAGCGCCCCTCCCTGAGCGAAGAGGTCGTCTCCGACAACCGCTCGCGTTTCGTCATCGAGCCGCTGGAGCCGGGCTTCGGCTACACGCTCGGCAACTCCCTGCGCCGCACCCTGCTGTCCAGCATCCCGGGTGCCGCCGTGACCAGCCTGCGCATCGACGGTGTGCAGCACGAGTTCTCCACGATCCCCGGGGTCAAGGAGGACGTCACCGAGATCATCCTGAACGTCAAGGGCCTGGTCGTCTCCTCCGAGCACGACGAGCCGGTCGTCATGTACCTGCGCAAGCAGGGCCCGGGTGAGGTCACCGCCGCCGACATCGCGCCGCCGGCCGGTGTCGAGGTGCACAACCCCGAACTGCACATCGCGACGCTCAACGACAAGGGCAAGATCGAGATGGAGCTGACCGTCGAGCGCGGCCGCGGCTACGTCTCGGCGCAGCAGAACAAGTCCGCCGACCACGAGATCGGCCGCATCCCGGTCGACTCGATCTACTCACCCGTGCTCGCCGTGACCTACAAGGTCGAGGCGACCCGTGTCGAGCAGCGCACCGACTTCGACAAGCTGATCGTCGACGTGGAGACCAAGAACGCCATCGCCCCCCGCGACGCCATGGCCTCCGCCGGCAAGACCCTGGTCGAGCTGTTCGGCCTGGCCCGTGAGCTCAACGTCGAGGCCGAGGGCATCGACATGGGCCCGAGCCCGACCGACGCCGCCCTGGCGGCCGACCTCGCCCTGCCGATCGAGGACCTGGACCTGACCGTCCGCTCCTACAACTGCCTCAAGCGCGAGGGCATCCACACCGTGGGCGAGCTCGTCGGGCGCAGCGAGGCCGACCTGCTGGACATCCGCAACTTCGGTGCGAAGTCCATCGACGAGGTCAAGGACAAGCTGGTCGAGATGGGCCTGCAGCTCAAGGACAGCCCTCCCGGGTTCGACGCGAGCGCCATTGCGGACCGTTACGACGACGAGGACGGCGACGGCAGCTTCGCCGAAGACGAGCAGTACTGA
- the rplQ gene encoding 50S ribosomal protein L17, which yields MPTPTKGPRLGGGPAHERLILANLAQALFEHDRITTTEAKAKRLRPLAERLVTFAKRGDLHARRRVMTVVRDKGVVHRLFTEIAPDMADRQGGYTRITKIGPRKGDNAPMAVIELVREPVNAKPKRAVVAEAEAATQRAAKDEAAAEAPAELAEGAELAEGDEVAEGKYGPESAAPLEDGASPDAEKFTVKGNEDSMKYHVAGSRWYDSTVAEVWFTTAEAAAAAGFEPAGGEAAQAGDADEADDAEESEGSSEE from the coding sequence ATGCCTACCCCAACAAAGGGTCCCCGTCTCGGTGGCGGCCCCGCGCACGAGCGGCTGATCCTGGCCAACCTGGCGCAGGCACTGTTCGAGCACGACCGGATCACCACGACCGAGGCCAAGGCCAAGCGGCTGCGTCCGCTCGCCGAGCGGCTGGTCACCTTCGCCAAGCGCGGTGACCTGCACGCTCGTCGCCGGGTGATGACCGTCGTCCGCGACAAGGGTGTCGTGCACCGTCTCTTCACCGAGATCGCGCCCGACATGGCCGACCGGCAGGGTGGCTACACGCGCATCACCAAGATCGGTCCCCGCAAGGGTGACAACGCGCCGATGGCCGTGATCGAGCTCGTCCGCGAGCCGGTCAACGCCAAGCCGAAGCGCGCCGTCGTCGCCGAGGCCGAGGCCGCCACCCAGCGTGCGGCCAAGGACGAGGCAGCTGCCGAGGCTCCGGCCGAGCTGGCCGAAGGCGCCGAGCTGGCCGAAGGCGACGAGGTTGCCGAGGGCAAGTACGGCCCCGAGTCGGCAGCCCCGCTCGAGGACGGTGCGTCGCCCGACGCCGAGAAGTTCACCGTCAAGGGCAACGAGGACTCGATGAAGTACCACGTGGCAGGTTCGCGCTGGTACGACTCGACCGTCGCCGAGGTCTGGTTCACCACCGCCGAGGCTGCCGCTGCGGCGGGCTTCGAGCCGGCCGGTGGCGAGGCCGCGCAGGCGGGCGACGCCGACGAGGCGGACGACGCCGAGGAGTCCGAGGGCTCGTCGGAGGAGTGA
- a CDS encoding MFS transporter: MSYSPRAAIAAAYFAQGCVFLSLTTRLPKFEDHWNISQLGLTLLMLMIVLLAGGGSLLAEKVAPRRGSAVVLRAGLLGMVVALLVSGNAPGTPVLIAGLAIYGLVLGMVDATTNMQAVSLEHQVRRTVLPSFHGAWTAGGIAGTLITLALPHASIAALSSGMALLPLLVAFARFLPGSGSAPSPEAAEGIPWRPILVVGAACVIFYTVDTASTTWGSVYFDDTLQAPSGLVALATLPYLVASLGARIAGDRLTDSLGATRLLRGGAVIAIVGLLIVVCAPNWPVGVLGFLVLGGGIAVVAPLSYSAAATLARAGGTLDPELTIARTDAVIARFNQFNYVGALVGSVLTGAIGTGSLRIGYAVPILLVIALVPLAAAFGKQRLAAAA; the protein is encoded by the coding sequence GTGAGCTACTCGCCGCGCGCCGCGATCGCCGCAGCCTACTTCGCCCAGGGTTGCGTCTTCCTGTCGCTGACGACGCGGTTGCCGAAGTTCGAAGACCACTGGAACATCTCGCAATTGGGTCTGACGCTGCTCATGCTGATGATCGTGCTGCTCGCGGGCGGCGGTTCCCTGCTCGCCGAGAAGGTGGCACCCCGCCGTGGCAGCGCCGTCGTCCTGCGCGCCGGTCTGCTCGGGATGGTCGTCGCGCTCCTGGTCAGCGGCAACGCTCCGGGCACACCTGTGCTCATCGCCGGTCTCGCCATCTACGGGCTGGTGCTCGGCATGGTGGACGCGACCACCAACATGCAGGCGGTGTCACTCGAGCATCAGGTGCGCCGCACGGTGCTGCCCTCCTTCCACGGCGCGTGGACCGCCGGCGGCATCGCCGGCACCCTGATCACCCTGGCGCTGCCGCACGCGTCCATCGCGGCGCTGTCCAGCGGTATGGCGCTGCTCCCGCTGCTCGTGGCGTTCGCACGCTTCCTGCCCGGCTCCGGCAGCGCTCCGTCCCCGGAGGCCGCGGAAGGCATCCCGTGGCGGCCGATCCTGGTCGTGGGAGCGGCGTGCGTCATCTTTTACACCGTGGACACCGCGTCCACCACCTGGGGTTCGGTGTACTTCGACGACACCCTGCAGGCGCCCAGCGGCCTGGTCGCGCTGGCGACGCTCCCCTACCTGGTCGCATCGCTGGGCGCCCGCATCGCCGGCGACCGGCTGACCGACTCGCTGGGTGCCACGCGGCTGCTGCGCGGTGGCGCGGTCATCGCGATCGTGGGGCTGCTGATCGTGGTCTGCGCGCCGAACTGGCCGGTCGGCGTGCTCGGCTTCCTCGTCCTCGGCGGCGGCATCGCGGTCGTCGCGCCGCTGTCCTACTCCGCAGCCGCGACCCTGGCACGAGCCGGCGGCACGCTCGATCCGGAGCTGACGATCGCCCGCACCGACGCGGTCATCGCACGGTTCAACCAGTTCAACTATGTCGGCGCACTCGTCGGGTCGGTCCTCACCGGCGCGATCGGGACCGGTTCCCTGCGCATCGGGTATGCCGTGCCGATCCTCCTGGTCATTGCGCTGGTGCCGCTGGCGGCAGCGTTCGGCAAGCAACGCCTGGCAGCGGCTGCCTGA
- a CDS encoding tRNA pseudouridine synthase A codes for MRLRIDFGYDGTDFSGWAAQPGRRTVEQALSEGLGTILRCSPPKLTVAGRTDAGVHARGAVCHVDVDEALYAALPGRSARAPEEAALTRLGGVLPGDVVVHAVTPAAPGFDARFSAVSRRYSYRLLDHPAAADPTRRRDTVVVRGPLDVGAMDGAARKLLGLKDFAAFCKKREGATTVRTLLDYGWHRGDDGVLVGTVLADAFCHSMVRSLVGAVVPVGLGRHGVDWPLEVLTARRRDPGVTVMPPHGLCLEEVTYPPDEELAARADESRAVRRLPEP; via the coding sequence ATGCGGCTGCGGATCGACTTCGGGTATGACGGCACCGACTTCTCCGGCTGGGCCGCGCAGCCGGGCCGCCGGACGGTCGAGCAGGCGCTGTCCGAGGGACTGGGGACCATCCTGCGGTGTTCACCCCCGAAGCTCACGGTGGCCGGCCGTACCGACGCCGGGGTCCATGCGCGTGGCGCGGTCTGCCACGTCGACGTCGACGAGGCGTTGTATGCCGCCCTGCCCGGTCGCTCGGCACGTGCACCCGAGGAGGCCGCGCTGACCAGGCTCGGTGGCGTGCTGCCCGGTGACGTGGTGGTGCACGCGGTCACGCCCGCGGCACCCGGCTTCGACGCGCGGTTCTCCGCCGTCTCCCGCCGGTACAGCTACCGGTTGCTCGACCATCCCGCCGCCGCCGACCCGACGAGGCGGCGCGACACGGTCGTCGTGCGTGGCCCGCTGGATGTCGGGGCGATGGACGGTGCGGCACGGAAACTGCTGGGGCTGAAGGATTTTGCGGCATTCTGCAAGAAGCGCGAGGGGGCGACGACGGTCCGCACGCTGCTGGACTACGGCTGGCACCGCGGCGACGACGGGGTGCTGGTCGGCACCGTGCTGGCGGACGCGTTCTGCCACTCGATGGTGCGCTCCCTCGTCGGTGCAGTCGTGCCGGTGGGTCTGGGAAGGCACGGCGTCGACTGGCCGCTGGAGGTGCTGACGGCCCGACGGCGGGACCCGGGCGTCACGGTGATGCCGCCGCACGGGCTGTGCCTGGAGGAGGTCACCTACCCGCCGGACGAGGAACTCGCGGCGCGGGCCGACGAGTCCCGCGCGGTTCGCCGGCTTCCCGAGCCCTAG
- a CDS encoding alpha/beta hydrolase, translating to MTAAMRHDLREPGALRVKFARTSRRSAALAGTLHAVAKPALNAWSYVPALSYLSGVVDLAADRLAVPDGTTVASVQLGACDAELIRAPRSLDDGAVLYLHGGAFIVCGLASHRRLAAYTSRVARQPLLNVGFRMLPHVSLDEMVGDCLSGYRWLLDQGHPADRISIVGDSAGGFLAFATALAIRDDGLPTPASIATLSPLLDLGVERKAGSPHSDKCDLFSVRTCMALQRLVERVDREHELQGPRVSPIDADLHGLPPVLIQMGSREILRPDAEEMIDRLAAARVPAQLQIWRGQVHVFQAAASWLPEASEAMRELGRFVRRNLP from the coding sequence ATGACGGCCGCGATGCGCCACGACCTTCGTGAACCGGGCGCGCTCCGGGTGAAGTTCGCACGCACCAGCCGGCGCTCGGCCGCTCTCGCCGGGACGCTGCACGCGGTCGCCAAACCGGCGCTGAACGCGTGGAGCTACGTCCCCGCGCTCTCCTACCTGTCCGGTGTCGTCGACCTCGCGGCGGACAGGCTCGCGGTGCCCGACGGCACCACGGTCGCCTCGGTCCAACTGGGCGCATGCGACGCCGAGCTCATCCGCGCGCCACGATCGCTCGACGACGGCGCCGTCCTCTATCTGCACGGCGGCGCGTTCATCGTCTGCGGGCTGGCGTCGCACCGCCGGCTCGCGGCATACACCTCCCGGGTCGCGCGACAGCCGCTCCTCAACGTCGGCTTCCGGATGCTCCCGCACGTCAGCCTCGACGAGATGGTCGGTGATTGTCTGTCCGGCTACCGCTGGTTGCTGGACCAGGGGCACCCGGCCGATCGGATCAGCATCGTCGGCGATTCGGCCGGCGGATTCCTCGCGTTCGCAACGGCGCTCGCGATCCGTGACGACGGTCTGCCGACTCCGGCGTCCATCGCGACCCTGTCGCCGCTGCTCGATCTCGGCGTGGAGCGCAAGGCCGGGAGTCCGCACTCGGACAAGTGCGACCTCTTCTCGGTCCGCACTTGTATGGCGCTGCAGCGCCTCGTCGAACGCGTCGATCGCGAGCACGAGCTGCAAGGACCACGCGTCTCCCCCATCGACGCCGACTTGCACGGCCTCCCGCCGGTGCTGATCCAGATGGGCTCTCGGGAGATCCTTCGCCCCGACGCCGAGGAGATGATCGACCGGCTGGCCGCCGCGCGGGTTCCCGCGCAGCTGCAGATCTGGCGCGGCCAGGTGCACGTCTTCCAAGCCGCCGCGTCCTGGCTGCCGGAGGCATCCGAAGCCATGCGCGAACTCGGCCGCTTCGTCCGCCGCAACCTCCCCTGA
- a CDS encoding WS/DGAT/MGAT family O-acyltransferase, with protein sequence MGPVDSGFLLIESREHPMHVGGLQLFTVPDGESPSWVREQLSVDADRISPRFRLKPQDPVGLLGNFRWSVDQHLDLDHHVRRSAVPGPHRLRELFELASRWQGSLLDRHRPLWEVHVVEGLEDGRVAVFSKIHHALVDGVSALHLMQQACSPDPDATDCMPPYALPGTTVRAAQEQRTGHVLANPASVMRSGLGLAGELASLGPNSLKIAYRSLRNTGLTTPFDAPRTILNGRIGGARRFVAQSFDIERFRQVAKACDVSFNDVVLAVCGGALRRYLGELDELPDRSLTAMCPVNLRDESSSVGGNEIGAMISTLSTHVVDPIERLEDIHESTTAAKGTMRELSPLQLLLLSGYHIAGLGLSMLPTYNLGGRPPFNVIISNVPGPRKQLYFNGAHLEGTYPASIPVDGMAMNITLVTYDDQVDFGITACRRSAPSVQRMVHHLEDALAELTAAAGV encoded by the coding sequence ATGGGTCCTGTCGACTCGGGCTTTCTGCTGATCGAGTCGCGCGAGCATCCGATGCATGTCGGTGGCCTGCAGCTGTTCACCGTGCCGGACGGGGAGTCGCCGTCCTGGGTGCGCGAGCAGTTGAGCGTCGACGCGGACCGGATCAGCCCACGCTTCCGGCTCAAGCCCCAGGACCCGGTCGGGCTGTTGGGCAACTTCCGCTGGTCGGTCGATCAGCACCTCGACCTCGACCATCACGTGCGACGGTCGGCGGTCCCCGGCCCGCACCGGTTGCGCGAACTGTTCGAACTGGCGTCACGGTGGCAGGGCTCGTTGCTCGACCGGCACCGCCCGTTGTGGGAGGTGCATGTCGTCGAGGGACTCGAGGACGGCCGCGTGGCGGTCTTCTCCAAGATCCACCACGCACTCGTCGACGGGGTGTCGGCGCTGCACCTGATGCAGCAGGCGTGCAGCCCGGACCCGGACGCGACGGACTGTATGCCGCCCTACGCGCTCCCCGGGACGACGGTCCGTGCGGCGCAGGAGCAGCGCACCGGGCACGTGCTCGCGAACCCGGCGTCCGTGATGCGCAGTGGACTCGGGCTTGCCGGTGAGCTCGCGAGCCTCGGGCCGAACTCGTTGAAGATCGCGTACCGGTCGTTGCGCAACACCGGACTGACGACACCGTTCGACGCACCGCGCACCATTCTCAACGGCCGGATCGGCGGCGCGCGGCGATTCGTCGCCCAGTCCTTCGACATCGAGCGCTTCCGGCAGGTGGCGAAGGCCTGTGACGTCTCGTTCAACGACGTCGTGCTGGCCGTGTGCGGTGGCGCCCTGCGCAGGTACCTCGGCGAACTCGACGAGCTGCCGGACCGGTCCCTGACGGCGATGTGCCCGGTCAACCTGCGCGACGAGTCCAGCTCCGTCGGCGGCAACGAGATCGGCGCGATGATCTCGACCCTCAGCACGCATGTCGTCGACCCGATCGAGCGGCTCGAGGACATCCACGAGTCGACGACCGCGGCGAAGGGCACCATGCGCGAGCTGTCGCCGCTGCAGTTGTTGCTGCTGTCCGGCTATCACATCGCCGGTCTCGGGCTGTCGATGCTGCCGACCTACAACCTGGGTGGCAGGCCGCCGTTCAACGTCATCATCTCCAATGTTCCGGGACCACGGAAACAGTTGTATTTCAACGGTGCTCACCTGGAAGGCACCTATCCCGCATCCATCCCGGTCGACGGTATGGCGATGAACATCACCCTCGTCACCTATGACGACCAGGTCGACTTCGGCATCACCGCCTGCCGGCGCAGCGCTCCCTCGGTGCAGCGGATGGTGCACCATCTGGAGGACGCACTCGCCGAACTGACGGCGGCTGCGGGCGTCTGA
- a CDS encoding NUDIX hydrolase, with translation MTNPTDGDPLPARGTILHRDTARVIPVRRTDGRSLLLHGWDPDRVDQPFWFTIGGAVEPGEDLRTAATRELLEEVGLPASSEDLLGPLCANEIRFDWAGRHIVQQQTFFALEVDDFVVSFDGQDGLEAGTIDQHGWFTHEELVASGATFPEVLEAVMLASDALSSPASDAG, from the coding sequence ATGACGAATCCCACCGACGGCGACCCGCTGCCCGCCCGTGGCACGATCCTGCATCGCGACACCGCCCGCGTCATACCCGTGCGGCGCACCGACGGCCGGAGCCTGTTGCTGCACGGGTGGGACCCGGACCGCGTGGACCAGCCGTTCTGGTTCACGATCGGCGGCGCGGTCGAGCCCGGCGAGGATCTGCGTACCGCGGCAACCCGCGAGCTCCTCGAGGAGGTCGGCCTGCCGGCATCGAGCGAGGACCTGCTCGGACCGTTGTGCGCCAATGAGATCCGCTTCGACTGGGCCGGGCGTCACATCGTGCAGCAGCAGACGTTCTTCGCGCTCGAGGTCGACGACTTCGTCGTCAGCTTCGACGGGCAGGACGGGCTCGAAGCGGGCACCATCGATCAGCACGGGTGGTTCACGCACGAGGAACTCGTCGCCTCCGGGGCCACCTTTCCCGAGGTACTCGAGGCGGTGATGCTGGCTTCGGACGCGCTCAGTAGCCCGGCGTCGGACGCAGGCTGA
- a CDS encoding biotin-dependent carboxyltransferase family protein: MSCLEVLRPGPLCLVQDLGRPGRAGEGITLSGALDRTSLVQGNRLLGNTIGAPGLEMLFGGLAVRPDHDVLVAVTGAWCPLTIDDRAVPFGTPVLLRRGAVLALGRSEHGLRSYLTVRDGLTPAGEFGGSWSRDTSSGIGPDPVRAGDRIQVGAQRAGRPLVAAVLPAIQPPGDVTLHLTPGPRPDLLSAADRRALTTTTGTISADSDRIGLRLNGFTLHATDADASSEALPLGAVQASPSGELIVFLADHPTTGGYPVVGVVDLPDLGVLAQCAPGKRVRFSLRPTPGY, translated from the coding sequence ATGAGTTGCCTGGAAGTGCTTCGCCCGGGCCCCCTGTGCCTGGTGCAGGACCTGGGGCGCCCCGGTCGCGCCGGCGAAGGCATCACGCTCTCGGGCGCATTGGACCGGACCTCGCTCGTGCAGGGAAATCGCCTGCTGGGCAACACGATCGGGGCTCCTGGGCTGGAAATGCTGTTCGGCGGGCTGGCAGTCCGCCCGGATCACGACGTCCTCGTCGCCGTGACCGGAGCATGGTGCCCACTGACGATCGACGACCGCGCCGTACCGTTCGGCACACCGGTGCTGCTCCGCCGCGGCGCTGTCCTGGCTCTCGGCCGATCCGAGCACGGGCTGCGCTCGTACCTCACCGTCCGTGACGGCCTTACTCCCGCAGGCGAATTCGGCGGATCCTGGAGCCGTGACACTTCGAGCGGCATCGGCCCGGACCCGGTCCGCGCGGGCGACCGCATCCAGGTCGGCGCGCAGCGCGCCGGCAGGCCGTTGGTCGCAGCCGTGCTCCCCGCCATACAACCTCCGGGTGACGTGACACTGCACCTCACCCCCGGCCCACGCCCCGATCTGCTGAGCGCCGCCGACCGGCGGGCACTCACCACGACGACCGGGACGATCTCGGCCGACAGCGACCGGATCGGTCTGCGCCTCAACGGTTTCACGCTTCACGCGACGGACGCCGACGCATCGAGCGAGGCCCTGCCGCTCGGCGCGGTGCAGGCGTCACCTAGTGGCGAGCTCATCGTCTTCCTCGCCGACCACCCGACCACCGGTGGCTACCCGGTCGTCGGCGTCGTCGACCTGCCGGACCTCGGCGTGCTGGCTCAGTGCGCCCCGGGCAAGCGCGTCCGGTTCAGCCTGCGTCCGACGCCGGGCTACTGA